The following are from one region of the Micromonas commoda chromosome 12, complete sequence genome:
- a CDS encoding predicted protein (Encodes a protein with hydroxyproline-rich glycoprotein (HRGP) motifs) yields MAPSEAEAPGDGPFGGPGGASDDEWLADDSPGPTTGPILGARVGSAEGTASMGDEPPRARVEGEGSTHATAGDSSAAGSTNGEVDRPFTPPPPAPADDWLGGAPTPSDYAPENEAGWSSLDNSFASKPPPSPLGPDTGAAATDPNASWIEHRASPFGGNDSPRESPSKHKPPAIATTTFAQQPAQTFVVKKASSLGDLFGGGGEDLDADAYVSPVAAQTNPFASIVDDDDAFFDQLAGAPRQATPPPFGAPPPPNPTPPAVLPPAVPPPNPTPPAVPPTSQPDPQMAPVEPVADGADANRADVADGLAERFDGLATTEALSLDADQTTEARSAGDGVVRPVVEATGETVEGIATSATGSSGEPRRTAGEEVQQQQQPAYSGGDYGAYTQQQQQPQPAYSGGDYGAYTQQQQPQPAYSGDDYGAYHHQQHQQQQPAYSGGDYAHDAAAWRAQQPQQPVSSLLPQAPTHGAPMQFMIPGRVPAEPDPQQPAAHLDPQPQADHQDPASAANGAQEPAYAPPPEAAAYGAPPEMPAYGAPPEMPAYGAPPPTAAAPQFMIPGAPAQFEAPVEYAPPAPVYQDSAPVYQDSAPAYSAYGSQDAAHSAYGELNPTEPGYAAYGTPPTQFMMPSAPAPFQDGPTSSLARDTGGDGAMGAPTMGAPTMGAPTMGAPTMGAPTMGASHGGDAGAVHSSPFEGGYSAYAAAGSSHAAGDAGTARSPHGRPPCLTIGFGVGGTLAIAAPGYPTPGAPPARPGGAPPGYVTVHALANLVESFDPNGTGVGATYLASLGAVCGPFTRSHSSQHLQKMVDDRMAEARMGRGLLDERIRDGSAERGDDPEDQALLWGLLHAMVKHRGKMTQNVTGADPSGADPKGPGPDLHALLLGSDADLNGSRRSERPGPASAATTGFSEDPVANSQALAEYERLLLGGKRGDALQLATSRGLWAHAMLLARHMGEQHFAATAAAMARAACTPGSPLHTLEVMFAGVPQDLIGGGAGGIGVGQKVGGHSRTGSFGAAAASLVGVGDSSFGENVGPGTAGGDVRTLLPRWRENLAILAANRAPGDARVMGALGDALWSASSGPDGTGGVFAAHVAYALAGATPQPFHPSSRLCLVGADHRRNPRTYATPAAIQRTELLEHSMALANSQYVLAPFQAYKLHYAGMLAEFGRVKEALGYAEAVGRAVKNLDRSSPECNVPALAALAVELEHRLKGHSGGKNQFLQKAASSIFGGFSKILDKGVHSLFGDEGGPGAGRTPGHSRQSSQSSSNAPPPQQPQQQPYQQMSQQQQQQPVQPAYGQQINGAPPSAPAPGPEPTPTSSGDDGSDFGGKSAPSRTNSLWRSVSGVMGAVASAVPLPKPKNQAKLGEEMSMYYNEKLGRWVEPGKEDEVDSAPPPPPPKSFGSAAAAPVAADRTGGGAAASPGGAAPPNNFSMRAPTAGGVRSRYVDTFSLSGSPAQQQQQQQQQQQQQQGASPLLPGAAGLLPPGLMPPGSPLMPSPLGASLAQPMIPMVPAGGGFMIPDAVKVPETVPEDVAGERGTTPASMESSRAPTPALQPEPEPEPAAEREPDPAAEPEPEPEPVPTMATGTVDDPEGTAFFDRADDEGLGYHAPPSPPAIAAPPTTSDALSAYAAGPGDEPPPPPPPPPPVDVSSLVPPPPATAAALQPDPPPLPPPPTRFGSAGVDDDADEWESVPDGEEEPGAAFPDQPSSSDQPPAAPVPGSFFVPSPAGGSRAGDPDDDAGFDTLNDPGTNVNPANNAGAATTAEADAAYDYGDVAASVASHQPAGAPESGGMVFDAVLETSGSKKEGYYDERGEWIEGQFPGGFYDENGVFNRGYYDQAGAFHPGYVDANGEWVAAGDRPAGFYNEAGEWQDGPFPGGFVDAASGAFRHGYYTELGEFVEGFYDTSGNWVSGQPPSVLTGEGGIGPTGGLEEKWGDVDEGEMTDIAL; encoded by the coding sequence atggcgccgtcggaggctgaggcgccCGGCGATGGACCCTTCGGAGGTCCGGGTGgcgccagcgacgacgagtggcTGGCGGACGACTCCCCGGGTCCGACGACCGGGCCGATCCTTGGCGCACGGGTCGGGTCAGCAGAGGgcaccgcgtcgatgggggacgagcctcctcgcgcgagggtcgaaGGCGAGGGAtcgacgcacgcgaccgcgggcgactcctccgcggcggggagcaCCAACGGGGAGGTGGATCGAccgttcacgccgccgccgccggcacccgccgacgactggctcgggggcgcgcccacgccgagcgACTACGCCCCCGAGAACGAAGCGGGGTGGTCATCGCTGGACAACTCCTTCGCGTCGaaacccccgccgtcgccgctcggaCCCGACACGGGCGCTGCGGCGACCGATCCGAACGCGTCGTGGATCGAGCACCGGGCGTCGCCCTTCGGCGGGAACGATTCCCCGCGCGAGTCGCCGTCCAAACACAAgccgccggcgatcgcgacgacgactttcGCACAACAACCGGCGCAGACGTTCGTGGTCAagaaggcgtcgtcgctcggcgacctgttcggcggcggaggcgaggacctggacgcggacgcgtacgtctcgccggtcgccgcgcagacGAACCCGTTCGCCTCcatcgtggacgacgacgacgctttCTTTGAccagctcgccggcgcgcctcggcaggcgacgccgccgccgttcggggcgccgccgccgcccaacccgacgccgccagctgtgttgccgccagctgtgccgccgcccaaCCCGACACCGCCAGCCGTGCCCCCGACGTCGCAGCCCGACCCGCAGATGGCGCCGGTGGAGCCGGTggcggacggggcggacgcgaaccGAGCCGATGTCGCGGACGGTTTGGCTGAGCGGTTTGACGGTTTGGCGACGACCGAGGCGCTGAGTTTGGACGCGGACCAAACGACCGAGGCGCGTTCGGCAGGGGATGGTGTCGTTCGCCCGGTCGtcgaggcgacgggcgagaCGGTCGAGGGgatcgcgacgtccgcgacggggtCCTCCGGGGAACCGCGACGAACGGCTGGAGAGGAGGTTCAGCAACAGCAACAGCCCGCGTATTCGGGGGGTGACTACGGGGCATAcacgcagcagcagcagcagccgcagccCGCGTATTCGGGGGGTGACTACGGGGCATAcacgcagcagcagcagccgcagccCGCGTATTCGGGGGATGACTACGGGGCATACCACCACCAGCAgcaccagcagcagcagcccgCGTATTCGGGGGGTGACTACGCCCatgacgcggcggcgtggcgagcgcagcagccgcagcagccgGTGTCCTCGTTGCTGCCGCAGGCGCCGACGCACGGCGCGCCGATGCAGTTCATGATCCCGGGGCGGGTACCCGCGGAGCCAGACCCGCAGCAGCCAGCAGCTCACCTCGATCCGCAGCCGCAGGCTGATCACCAggaccccgcgagcgccgcgaatGGGGCTCAGGAGCCGGCTTatgccccgccgcccgaagCGGCGGCGTATGGAGCACCGCCAGAGATGCCGGCGTACGGAGCACCGCCCGAGATGCCGGCGTACGgagcgccgcccccgactgcggcggcgccgcagtTTATGATCCCGGGGGCTCCCGCTCAGTTCGAGGCTCCCGTCGAGtacgcgcctcccgcgcccgtgtACCAGGACTCGGCGCCCGTGTACCAGgactcggcgccggcgtatTCGGCTTACGGGTCACAGGACGCGGCTCACTCGGCGTACGGCGAATTAAACCCGACGGAACCAGGCTACGCCGCGTACGGAACTCCTCCGACGCAGTTTATGatgccgtccgcgcccgcgccctttCAGGATGGACCCACTTCATCCCTCGCCCGCGAtaccggcggtgacggcgcgaTGGGGGCTCCCACGATGGGGGCTCCCACGATGGGGGCTCCCACGATGGGGGCTCCCACGATGGGGGCTCCCACGATGGGGGCttcccacggcggcgacgcgggggcggtaCATTCGTCCCCGTTTGAAGGCGGCTACTCGGcttacgccgccgccgggtcgtcgcacgccgccggcgacgcggggacggCCAGGTCGCCGCACGGCAGGCCGCCTTGCCTCACGATCGGGTTCGGCGTGGGCGGTAccctcgcgatcgccgcgccggggtacCCGACGCCCGGAGCGCCCCCGGCGAGACCGGGCGGCGCTCCCCCCGGATACGTCACCgttcacgcgctcgcgaacctGGTGGAATCGTTCGATCCGAACGGTACCGGCGTTGGCGCGACGTACCTCGCGTCCCTTGGCGCCGTGTGCGGCCCGTTCACGCGTTCGCACTCGAGCCAGCACCTGCAGAAGATGGTGGACGACCggatggcggaggcgaggatgGGTCGCGGTTTATTGGATGAACGAATTCGCGACGGGTCCGCGGAGAGAGGCGACGATCCCGAGGACCAAGCCCTGCTCTGGGGTTTGCTCCACGCCATGGTGAAGCACCGCGGTAAGATGACCCAGAacgtgacgggcgcggacccgTCCGGCGCGGATCCCAAGGGCCCCGGCCCGGACCTGCACGCGCTACTCCTGGGTAGCGACGCGGATCTTAACGGATCCCGACGATCGGAACGGCCCGgtcccgcgagcgcggctacGACGGGCTTCTCCGAGGACCCCGTCGCTAACTctcaggcgctcgcggagtaCGAGCGCCTGCTCTTGGGGGGTaagcggggcgacgcgcttcAGCTGGCGACGTCCAGGGGCTTGTGGGCGCACGCGATGCTACTCGCTCGTCACATGGGGGAGCAGCACTTCGCGGctaccgcggcggcgatggcgagggcggcgtgcaCCCCCGGGTCGCCGCTGCACACGCTCGAGGTCATGTTCGCGGGCGTGCCCCAGGACCTGATCGGAGGCGGGGCCGGTGGTATCGGGGTCGGGCAGAAGGTTGGTGGGCACTCGCGGACTGGCAGctttggcgccgccgcggctagcctcgtcggcgtcggcgattcGTCGTTTGGTGAAAACGTCGGCcccggcacagctggcggcgacgtcagGACGCTCCtgccgcggtggagggagAACCTGGCCATCCTTGCGGCTaaccgcgcgcccggggacgcgcgcgtcatgggcgcgctcggggacgCGTTGTGGTCCGCTTCGTCTGGACCCGACGGGACGGGTGGCGTATTCGCGGCGCACGTGGCGTACGCGTTGGCTGGGGCGACGCCTCAGCCGTTTCATCCCTCATCGCGGCTgtgcctcgtcggcgccgaccacAGGCGTAACCCGAGGACGtacgccacccccgcggcgatccaGCGCACGGAGCTTCTGGAGCACTCGATGGCGCTGGCCAACTCGCAATACGTGTTGGCTCCTTTCCAGGCGTACAAGCTGCACTACGCGGGTATGCTGGCGGAGTTTGGCAGGGTCAAGGAGGCGTTGGGATACGCCGAGGCTGTGGGCAGGGCGGTGAAGAACCTCGACCGATCGAGCCCCGAGTGCAACgtcccggcgctcgccgcgctcgccgtggagCTGGAGCACCGGCTCAAGGGTCACTCGGGGGGTAAGAATCAGTTCCTgcagaaggcggcgagctccatcTTCGGCGGGTTTTCAAAGATTTTGGACAAGGGCGTGCACTCGCTCTTTGGCGACGAGGGTGGACCGGGCGCCgggaggacgccggggcACAGCCGGCAGTCCTcgcagtcgtcgtcgaacgctccgccgccgcagcagccgcagcaGCAACCCTACCAGCAGATGTctcagcagcagcagcagcaaccGGTGCAACCCGCTTACGGCCAACAGATCAACGGCGCCCCGCCCTCGGCCCCTGCGCCAGGGCCCGAGCCGACGCCCACCagctccggcgacgacggatccGACTTTGGCGGAAAGTCGGCACCGTCCCGCACGAACAGCCTGTGGCGATCGGTTTCGGGGGTCATGGGAgccgtggcgtcggcggtgcccCTGCCAAAGCCCAAGAACCAGgccaagctcggcgaggagatgAGCATGTACTACAACGAGAAGCTTGGTCGATGGGTGGAGCCCggcaaggaggacgaggtggactccgcgcccccgccaccgccgcccaaGTCGttcggctcggcggcggcggcgccggtggcggctGACCGcaccgggggcggcgccgccgcctcaccCGGGGGGGCCGCGCCGCCAAACAACTTCAGCAtgcgagcgccgacggctgGCGGGGTCCGGTCGAGGTACGTGGACACGTTCAGCCTCAGCGGGTCCCCCgcccagcagcagcagcagcagcaacagcagcagcagcagcagcagggcGCATCTCCTCTGTtgccgggcgccgcgggtctgcTACCTCCGGGATTGATGCCTCCCGGGTCTCCGTTGATGCCGAGcccgctcggcgcgtcgctcgcgcagCCGATGATACCGATGGTTCCCGCCGGCGGGGGGTTCATGATTCCGGACGCGGTGAAGGTTCCGGAGACGGTGCCGGAGGATGTTGCGGGTGagcgggggacgacgccggcttCGATggagtcgtcgcgcgcgcccacgccggcgctccagccggagcccgagccggagcccgccgccgaacgcgagcccgatcccgccgcggagcccgagcccgagcccgagcccgtgcccacgatggcgacgggcaCGGTGGACGACCCCGAGGGGACCGCGTTCTTCGAccgggcggacgacgagggcctCGGCTACcacgcgcccccgtccccgccggcgatTGCCGCGCCCCCAACCACGTCGGATGCCCTATCCGCGTACGCGGCTGGGCCCGGGGAtgagcctcctcctcctccgccgccgccgccgcccgtggacgtgtcgtcgctcgtcccgcctccccccgcgacggcggcggcgttgcaacccgatcccccgccgcttccaccgccgccgacgcgcttcggctccgcgggggtcgacgacgacgccgacgagtgGGAGTCGGTCCcagacggcgaggaggagcccggcgcggctTTTCCCGACCAACCTTCCTCCTCCGACCAACCTCCCGCGGCACCCGTGCCGGGCTCGTTCTTcgtgccgtcgcccgcgggggggagccgcgcgggtgatccggacgacgacgcggggttcGACACGTTAAATGACCCAGGGACAAACGTAAACCCCGCAAacaacgccggcgcggcgaccaccgccgaggctgacgccgcgtacgactacggggacgtggcggcgtcggtggcgtccCACCAACCGGCCGGGGCCCCGGAGAGCGGCGGCATGGTGTTCGACGCCGTGCTTGAGACGAGCGGTAGTAAGAAGGAGGGGTACTACGACGAGAGGGGCGAGTGGATCGAGGGACAGTTCCCGGGTGGATTTTACGACGAAAACGGGGTTTTTAATCGGGGGTACTACGACCAAGCGGGAGCGTTTCACCCGGGGtacgtcgacgccaacggcgagtgggtcgccgcgggtgaccGTCCCGCCGGGTTTTACAACGAGGCTGGCGAGTGGCAGGACGGACCGTTCCCCGGGGggttcgtcgacgcggcgtcgggagcgTTCAGGCACGGGTACTACACCGAGTTGGGAGAGTTTGTGGAGGGTTTTTACGATACAAGCGGGAACTGGGTCAGCGGGCAGCCGCCGAGCGTATtgacgggcgagggcgggatTGGTCCTACAGGGGGCTTGGAGGAAAAGTGGGGCGATGTGGACGAGGGAGAGATGACCGACATAGCGCTCTGA
- a CDS encoding predicted protein: MGFDDAAIAADPRRRRDDRDDPPSARDDRDRDRDRDSDRKRSHRDRDESSDERRERKRRDRDRDRDRDRDRDRDRDRDRDRDRDRDRDRDRDRDHDRRDRDRDRSRERDRKKSRRHRSRSHSRSDSRRRERSDRRRSSRSRSPERSRDRDRDRGRERRRPSGFDTEVTPAMRELQKKLLEEQQRQSLAQQWLLQNPGAAATAAGASAQKKQREIYVGNLMAGVTTIEVLKDLFNALMAQALPHCVEHGEPVINVNMDASQKFGFVEFRTEEIATCALNLDKMDVAGRQMNIGRPKGYVEPPPGYKPSREPVSIALVPYKPQLPQNVGGLRPETIAAQRQTLAAAQDAKRQLDGIAANGTTQMTANVPSNVLCLENTLPLEQLGAAEHLEDAELDVREECGRHGSVLGVCIPTTPPAGASGSRVYVKFAAALQAEAAMRALDGRLFDNHAVRARTVTSSEYDRAKAGGW; this comes from the coding sequence ATGGgattcgacgacgccgccatcgcggcggatccTCGTAGACGTCGCGATGACCGCGATGatccgccgtccgcgcgcgacgatcgcgacagggacagggacagggactCCGATCGCAAAAGGAGCCACAGGGATCGCGACGAGAGCTCGGACGAGAGGCGAGAGCGAAAGAGGCGcgacagggacagggacagAGATCGCGACAGGGACAGAGATCGCGACAGGGACAGAGATCGCGACAGGGACAGGGATCGCGACAGGGACAGGGATCGCGACCGGGACCACGACCGACGGGACCGCGATAGGGATCGGAGCAGGGAGCGCGACCGGAAGAAGAGCAGGCGgcatcgctcgcgctcgcatTCCCGCTCGGATTCGAGGCGGAGGGAGAGGTCCGACAGGCGAAGGTCGAGCAGGTCCCGCTCGCCCGAGCGGAGCAGGGACCGGGACAGGGACCGCGGGAGGGAGCGGCGCAGGCCCAGCGGCTTCGACACCGAGGTCACCCCGGCCATGCGAGAGCTCCAGAAGAAactcctcgaggagcagcaGCGTCAGTCCCTCGCGCAGCAGTGGCTGCTCCAGAATcctggcgcggcggcgacggcggcgggggcgtcggcgcagaAGAAGCAGCGCGAGATCTACGTGGGTAACCTGATGGCGGGGGTCACCACGATCGAGGTGCTCAAGGACCTGTTCAACGCGCTGATGGCGCAGGCGCTGCCGCACTGCGTGGAGCACGGCGAGCCCGTCATCAACGTCAACATGGACGCGAGCCAAAAGTTTGGTTTCGTCGAGTTCAGGACCGAGGAGATCGCCACCTGCGCCCTGAACCTGGACAAGATGGACGTGGCGGGGCGGCAGATGAACATCGGACGGCCCAAGGGGTACGTGGAACCCCCGCCCGGGTACAAGCCCAGCAGGGAACCGGTGTCCATCGCGCTGGTCCCGTACAAACCGCAGCTGCCCCAAAACGTCGGCGGCCTCAGGCCcgagacgatcgccgcgcagcgacagacgctcgccgcggcgcaggacgCCAAGCGACAGCTggacggcatcgccgccaacGGGACGACGCAGATGACCGCCAACGTTCCGTCCAACGTGCTGTGCCTGGAGAACACCCTGCCTCTGGAACAGCTAGGCGCGGCTGAGCACCTggaggatgccgagctcgacgttcGCGAGGAGTGCGGGCGGCACGGGTCCGTGCTCGGGGTGTGCATACCCACCACCCCACCCGCGGGAGCGTCCGGGTCGAGGGTTTACGTCAAGTTTGCGGCCGCGCtccaggcggaggctgcgatgCGGGCACTCGACGGGAGACTGTTCGATAATCACGCGGTCAGGGCGAGGACCGTGACCTCGAGCGAGTACGACCGAGCCAAGGCGGGGGGTTGGTGA